A single region of the Ornithorhynchus anatinus isolate Pmale09 chromosome 13, mOrnAna1.pri.v4, whole genome shotgun sequence genome encodes:
- the GJC2 gene encoding LOW QUALITY PROTEIN: gap junction gamma-2 protein (The sequence of the model RefSeq protein was modified relative to this genomic sequence to represent the inferred CDS: inserted 1 base in 1 codon), with amino-acid sequence MPNMSWSFLTRLLEEIHHHSTFVGKVWLTVLVVFRIVLTAVGGESIYSDEQSKFTCNTKQPGCDNVCYDAFAPLSHVRFWVFQIVLISTPAVVYLGYAVHRLARAADPRPRGPPRRPRRRGSGRRRPRAPQDRPGPRRGAADAGRAAAKGRATATGHPRDGRQAGAAGDEDDEDDERXGGGGGGATPAVPGGPSRRRADGRRRIVRAGLMRVYVAQLVARAGLEVGFLVGQYLLYGFEVRPFFRCGRAPCPHLVDCFVSRPTEKTVFLLAMYLVSCLCLLLNLGEMAHLGCGALRDAVRLRRAPGPSGPPASPGPPDYDLVVRAEKPPRPGPVPVPVPPGLPRGPEPGSSSSRDGKTSVWI; translated from the exons ATGCCCAACATGAGCTGGAGCTTCCTGACGCGGCTGCTGGAGGAGATCCACCACCACTCCACCTTCGTGGGCAAGGTGTGGCTGACGGTGCTGGTGGTCTTCCGCATCGTGCTGACGGCCGTGGGCGGCGAGTCCATCTACTCGGACGAGCAGAGCAAGTTCACCTGCAACACCAAGCAGCCGGGCTGCGACAACGTCTGCTACGACGCCTTCGCGCCCCTGTCGCACGTGCGCTTCTGGGTCTTCCAGATCGTCCTCATCTCCACGCCGGCCGTGGTCTACCTGGGCTACGCCGTGCACCGGCTGGCCcgggccgccgacccccggccgcgggggcccccccgccgcccccgccgccgggggtCGGGCCGCCGGCGCCCCCGCGCcccgcaggaccggccgggcccccgACGAGGAGCGGCCGATGCTGGACGGGCGGCGGCCAAGGGGCGCGCGACGGCGACGGGCCACCCCCGCGACGGGCGCCAGGCCGGCGCCGCCggcgacgaggacgacgaggacgacgagc gaggcggggggggcggcggggcgaccCCGGCGGTCCCCGGCGGCCCCTCGCGGCGgcgggccgacgggcggcggcgcATCGTGCGCGCGGGGTTGATGCGCGTCTACGTGGCGCAGCTGGTggcccgggccgggctggaggtgGGCTTCCTGGTGGGCCAGTACCTGCTGTACGGCTTCGAGGTGCGGCCCTTCTTCCGCTGCGGccgggccccctgcccccacctggTCGACTGCTTCGTCTCCCGGCCCACCGAGAAGACCGTCTTCCTGCTGGCCATGTACCTCGTCagctgcctctgcctcctgctcAACCTGGGCGAGATGGCCCACCTGGGCTGCGGCGCCCTGCGCGACGCCGTGCGCCtccgccgggcccccgggccgtccgggccccccgcctcccccgggccccccgactACGACCTGGTGGTCCGGGCCGAGAAGCCCCCGCGCCCTgggcccgtccccgtccccgtcccgccgggCCTCCCCCGCGGCCCCGAGCCCGGCAGCTCCAGCAGCAGGGACGGGAAGACCTCGGTGTGGATCTGA
- the GUK1 gene encoding guanylate kinase isoform X1 has protein sequence MRPGGTAARARGVAPMSWCSLPRAAAAMAARPRPVVLSGPSGAGKSTLLRKLFQEYGNVFGFSVSHTTRSPRPGEENGKDYHFVSREAMLRDIEANEFIEHAEFSGNMYGTSKAAVQAVQAANRICVLDVDLQGVRSIKKTDLRPIYISIQAPSLDVLEKRLRDRKTETEESLQKRLAAARADMESSKEPNLFDLIIINDDVEEAYCSLRGVLAEEIQKAQRAAS, from the exons ATGCGCCCAGGTGGGacggcggcgcgcgcgcgcggcgtGGCCCCCATGAGCTGGTGTTCGCTCCCCAGAGCGGCGGCAG CCATGGCGGCCAGGCCCCGACCCGTGGTCCTGAGCGGCCCCTCGGGCGCGGGGAAGAGCACGCTGCTCCGCAAGCTCTTCCAAGAATACGGCAACGTCTTCGGCTTCAGCGTCTCCC ACACCACAAGGAGCCCCAGGCCCGGAGAGGAGAACGGCAAAG ATTACCACTTCGTGAGCCGCGAAGCCATGCTGCGAGACATTGAGGCCAACGAGTTCATCGAGCACGCGGAGTTCTCCGGGAACATGTACGGCACGAG CAAAGCGGCGGTGCAGGCGGTGCAGGCCGCGAATCGCATCTGCGTCCTGGATGTCGACCTGCAGGGCGTGCGCAGCATCAAGAAGACCGACCTGCGGcccatctacatctccatccAGGCCCCCTCCCTGGACGTCCTG GAAAAGCGGCTGAGGGACAGGAAGACGGAAACGGAGGAGAGCTTACAGAAGAGGCTGGCCGCCGCTCGGGCCGACATGGAGAGCA GCAAGGAGCCCAATCTCTTCGATCTGATAATCATCAACGACGACGTGGAGGAAGCTTACTGTTCCCTCAGAGGGGTCCTGGCTGAG GAGATCCAGAAGGCCCAGCGCGCCGCCTCCTGA
- the GUK1 gene encoding guanylate kinase isoform X2: MAARPRPVVLSGPSGAGKSTLLRKLFQEYGNVFGFSVSHTTRSPRPGEENGKDYHFVSREAMLRDIEANEFIEHAEFSGNMYGTSKAAVQAVQAANRICVLDVDLQGVRSIKKTDLRPIYISIQAPSLDVLEKRLRDRKTETEESLQKRLAAARADMESSKEPNLFDLIIINDDVEEAYCSLRGVLAEEIQKAQRAAS, encoded by the exons ATGGCGGCCAGGCCCCGACCCGTGGTCCTGAGCGGCCCCTCGGGCGCGGGGAAGAGCACGCTGCTCCGCAAGCTCTTCCAAGAATACGGCAACGTCTTCGGCTTCAGCGTCTCCC ACACCACAAGGAGCCCCAGGCCCGGAGAGGAGAACGGCAAAG ATTACCACTTCGTGAGCCGCGAAGCCATGCTGCGAGACATTGAGGCCAACGAGTTCATCGAGCACGCGGAGTTCTCCGGGAACATGTACGGCACGAG CAAAGCGGCGGTGCAGGCGGTGCAGGCCGCGAATCGCATCTGCGTCCTGGATGTCGACCTGCAGGGCGTGCGCAGCATCAAGAAGACCGACCTGCGGcccatctacatctccatccAGGCCCCCTCCCTGGACGTCCTG GAAAAGCGGCTGAGGGACAGGAAGACGGAAACGGAGGAGAGCTTACAGAAGAGGCTGGCCGCCGCTCGGGCCGACATGGAGAGCA GCAAGGAGCCCAATCTCTTCGATCTGATAATCATCAACGACGACGTGGAGGAAGCTTACTGTTCCCTCAGAGGGGTCCTGGCTGAG GAGATCCAGAAGGCCCAGCGCGCCGCCTCCTGA